A portion of the Fusobacterium nucleatum genome contains these proteins:
- the glpK gene encoding glycerol kinase GlpK translates to MKYIVALDQGTTSSRAILFDESQNIIGVAQKEFTQIYPNEGWVEHDPMEIWSSQSGVLSEVIARAGISQHDIIALGITNQRETTIVWDKNTGKPVYNAIVWQCRRTAKICDELKEIEGFSDYVKDNTGLLVDAYFSGTKIKWILDNVEGARERAEKGELLFGTVDTWLIWKLTNGKIHATDYTNASRTMLYNIKELKWDEKILETLNIPKSMLPEVKDSSGTFGYANLGGKGGHRIPIAGVAGDQQSALFGQACFEEGESKNTYGTGCFLLMNTGEKFVKSNNGLITTIAIGLNGKVQYALEGSVFVGGASVQWLRDELKLISDSKDTEYFARKVKDSAGVYVVPAFVGLGAPYWDMYARGAILGLTRGANKNHIIRATLESIAYQTKDVLKAMEEDSGIKLNGLKVDGGAAANNFLMEFQADILGESVKRPTVLETTALGAAYLAGLAVGFWENKNEIKQKWVLDKEFTPNMPKEERDKKYAGWLKAVERTKKWEE, encoded by the coding sequence ATGAAATATATTGTAGCATTAGATCAAGGTACAACAAGTTCAAGAGCAATTTTATTTGATGAAAGCCAAAATATAATTGGAGTAGCTCAAAAAGAATTTACACAAATCTATCCAAATGAAGGTTGGGTTGAACATGACCCAATGGAAATATGGTCAAGTCAAAGTGGGGTTTTAAGTGAAGTTATTGCTAGAGCTGGAATAAGTCAACATGATATTATAGCACTAGGAATCACAAATCAAAGAGAAACTACAATAGTTTGGGATAAAAATACAGGGAAACCTGTTTACAATGCAATAGTTTGGCAATGTAGAAGAACTGCTAAAATCTGTGATGAATTAAAAGAAATCGAAGGTTTTAGTGACTATGTTAAAGATAATACAGGACTTCTAGTTGATGCTTACTTCTCAGGAACTAAAATAAAATGGATTTTAGACAATGTAGAAGGTGCAAGAGAAAGAGCTGAAAAAGGAGAACTTTTGTTTGGAACTGTTGATACTTGGTTAATTTGGAAATTAACTAATGGAAAAATCCATGCAACAGATTACACTAATGCTTCAAGAACTATGCTTTATAATATTAAAGAATTAAAATGGGATGAAAAAATATTAGAAACTTTAAATATTCCTAAATCAATGTTACCAGAAGTTAAAGATTCAAGTGGGACATTTGGTTATGCAAATCTTGGAGGAAAGGGTGGACATAGAATACCAATAGCAGGAGTAGCAGGAGATCAACAATCTGCATTATTTGGACAAGCTTGTTTTGAAGAAGGAGAATCTAAAAATACTTATGGAACAGGTTGTTTCTTGCTTATGAATACAGGAGAAAAATTTGTAAAGAGTAACAATGGACTTATTACAACTATTGCAATAGGACTTAATGGAAAAGTTCAATATGCACTTGAAGGAAGTGTATTTGTAGGTGGAGCTAGTGTTCAATGGTTAAGAGATGAATTAAAATTAATTTCTGATTCAAAAGATACTGAATATTTTGCTAGAAAAGTTAAAGATAGTGCAGGGGTATATGTAGTTCCAGCATTTGTAGGATTAGGTGCACCTTATTGGGATATGTATGCTAGAGGAGCAATTTTAGGTTTAACTCGTGGAGCAAATAAGAACCATATTATAAGAGCAACTTTGGAATCAATAGCTTACCAAACAAAAGATGTTCTAAAAGCTATGGAAGAAGATTCTGGAATAAAATTAAATGGTCTTAAAGTTGATGGTGGAGCAGCAGCTAATAATTTCTTAATGGAATTTCAAGCAGATATTTTAGGAGAATCTGTAAAGAGACCTACTGTATTAGAAACAACTGCCTTAGGAGCAGCATATCTTGCAGGACTTGCAGTTGGATTCTGGGAAAATAAAAATGAAATTAAACAAAAATGGGTATTGGATAAAGAATTTACACCTAATATGCCAAAAGAAGAAAGAGACAAAAAATATGCTGGTTGGTTAAAAGCTGTTGAAAGAACTAAGAAATGGGAAGAATAA
- a CDS encoding MIP/aquaporin family protein, with amino-acid sequence MSNMSLYIGEFVGTTLLLLLGNGVNMTCSLKHSYGKGGGWIVTTFGWGFAVMIPAYVTGWVSGAHMNPALTIALAVTGKFSWDLVFGYIIAQMLGGIFGATLAYLTYKAQMDAEPEPAVKLGVFSTGPSIDAPIWNIVTEIIGTALLLIGVLAIGYGEVGIQPGNGAFFVGLLIVIIGMATGGATGYAINPARDLGPRIAHAILPIKGKGDSNWKYSWIPVVGPIIGGILGAVIFDAFLSAVL; translated from the coding sequence ATGAGTAATATGAGTTTGTATATTGGAGAATTTGTTGGAACAACACTTTTACTATTATTAGGAAATGGAGTTAATATGACTTGTAGTTTAAAACATAGCTATGGTAAAGGTGGAGGCTGGATAGTAACTACTTTTGGTTGGGGATTTGCTGTAATGATTCCTGCTTATGTAACAGGTTGGGTATCTGGAGCACATATGAATCCTGCTTTAACTATTGCCTTAGCAGTAACAGGAAAGTTTTCTTGGGATTTAGTTTTTGGCTATATTATTGCTCAAATGTTAGGTGGAATTTTTGGAGCAACTTTGGCTTATTTAACTTATAAAGCTCAAATGGATGCAGAACCAGAACCTGCAGTGAAATTAGGAGTTTTTTCAACAGGACCTTCTATTGATGCACCAATATGGAATATAGTTACTGAAATTATTGGTACTGCATTATTATTAATAGGTGTATTAGCTATTGGTTATGGCGAAGTAGGAATTCAACCAGGTAATGGAGCATTTTTTGTAGGTCTTCTAATTGTTATAATAGGTATGGCAACAGGAGGAGCAACAGGCTATGCAATCAATCCTGCAAGAGATTTAGGACCAAGAATAGCTCATGCTATACTTCCTATAAAAGGTAAAGGAGATTCAAATTGGAAATATTCTTGGATACCAGTTGTAGGACCAATTATTGGTGGAATTTTAGGTGCTGTTATATTTGATGCCTTTTTATCAGCTGTTTTATAA